A stretch of the Medicago truncatula cultivar Jemalong A17 chromosome 5, MtrunA17r5.0-ANR, whole genome shotgun sequence genome encodes the following:
- the LOC11415805 gene encoding probable aquaporin PIP-type 7a gives MEAKEQDVSLGANKFPERQPLGIAAQSQDDPKDYQEPPPAPLFEPSELTSWSFYRAGIAEFVATFLFLYITVLTVMGVVRADSKCKTVGIQGIAWAFGGMIFALVYCTAGISGGHINPAVTFGLFLARKLSLTRALFYMVMQCLGAICGAGVVKGFEGKTRFGDLKGGANFVAPGYTKGDGLGAEIVGTFILVYTVFSATDAKRSARDSHVPILAPLPIGFAVFLVHLATIPITGTGINPARSLGAAIIFNKDLGWDDHWIFWVGPFIGAALAALYHVVVIRAIPFKSK, from the exons ATGGAAGCTAAAGAACAGGATGTGTCTCTAGGAGCCAACAAATTCCCAGAAAGACAACCACTTGGGATAGCAGCTCAAAGCCAAGATGACCCTAAGGACTATCAAGAGCCACCACCAGCACCTTTGTTTGAGCCATCTGAACTCACTTCATGGTCTTTCTACAGAGCTGGGATAGCTGAGTTCGTTGctactttcctttttctttataTCACTGTTTTGACTGTTATGGGTGTTGTTAGAGCTGATTCTAAGTGTAAGACTGTGGGTATTCAAGGAATTGCTTGGGCTTTTGGTGGCATGATCTTTGCTCTTGTTTACTGTACTGCTGGAATCTCAG GTGGTCACATAAATCCAGCAGTCACATTTGGGCTATTTTTGGCAAGGAAATTGTCATTGACAAGAGCATTGTTCTACATGGTGATGCAATGTTTGGGTGCTATTTGTGGTGCTGGTGTTGTGAAAGGTTTTGAAGGAAAGACAAGATTTGGAGATCTGAAAGGTGGTGCCAACTTTGTTGCTCCTGGTTACACCAAAGGTGATGGTCTTGGTGCTGAAATTGTTGGCACTTTCATTCTTGTTTACACCGTCTTCTCAGCCACCGATGCTAAACGTAGCGCTAGAGACTCTCATGTTCCC ATTTTGGCACCATTGCCAATTGGGTTCGCTGTGTTCTTGGTTCACTTGGCCACTATCCCAATTACTGGAACTGGTATTAACCCTGCTCGTAGTCTTGGTGCTGCTATTATCTTCAACAAGGACCTTGGTTGGGATGATCAC TGGATCTTCTGGGTGGGACCATTTATTGGAGCAGCTCTTGCAGCACTCTACCACGTGGTTGTAATCAGAGCCATTCCCTTCAAGTCTAAGTAA